The Falco rusticolus isolate bFalRus1 chromosome 4, bFalRus1.pri, whole genome shotgun sequence genome includes the window TGGCCAGCTGAAAAAGTGCCTGAACAGAGCACTGGGGTGCCCAACGCCGCCGCCGTCCCCGCTCCTCGCTGCAGACCCCCCTGGatgcagctggacacagcacgGTCCCCTCATTGCCCACAGCCCTTCAACAGCTTCGTTGCCTGCGGGGCCCTGCAGTCCCGCCAGCGGCGGCTCTGccagtgaaaagcagcaacagaagttGCTCTTCAGCAACTGCTCCTCCGGCTGCTCCTTTCTGCCAGGCCACCGTTTTCAAACGTCACCGTGACGTCGCATTGTGATGTCACCACTATGCAGCACAGGCATCACAATGCCGTGCCGGAATATCTGCTGGGACCCACAGCCAGCCAGTGCCAGTTGGCCTTTGCTTGCTGACTGGCAGGACCAAGGCCTGGCTCTCCACGGTGCTGGCCACCGAGGCAAGCTTGGCACAAAAGCAATGGAGCGGGAGCTGTCTGCTCAAGTAACaccatccctgcctgctccggaggagctggggcagtgggCAGACACGACTTGTGCTGGCCCTCCAGGACAGGGGGAAAGTGCCCCCCGGGACGCTGCCATGCAAGTGGTAGGGGAGGAGCGGCACGTCCAACCGGGGGGTGACGGACATGACACCAAACAAGTCCCTCCTGCTTCCAGCAAGAGCGTGGGCCAAGGCAGTGGGCTCCTGTCGCTCCGCTTTCCACAGAAGCTTTGGATGATAGTGGAAAGCGACCAGTTTCGGTCCATTTGGTGGAGCAAGGGAGGAAAATACGTGGCCATCAACGAGAAGCTCTTCAAagaggaggtgctgggcaggggaggaCCTCTGCAGGTTTACACCAGGCAGAGCATGAAGAGCTTCCTTCGCCAGATGAACTACCACGGATTCATCAAAATGCAAGAGGATGGTGAAAGATCTGCCTCCCTGCCTGAGTTCCtggcagaagaagcagcagctgctgctcacagcaagGTAGAGCCATCGCTCCGCACATCCACTAACGCTCACAGGGGTCTTGGGGGAGGGACGGACCTTCGCGTCGCATAAGGCCTCGCAATAgagggggcggggagggcagcGAGCGGTCCGGTTTTAGTTTCCTCCTCGGGGCGTTTTCAGGAAGGTTTGAGTTAGTCTTTCTGGCTAGTAGAAACGTGGATAAAGTACAGTTTGGTTATACCTGCTTAGTTTGAAGCCGTTCCATGGAAAGACAGGCTCCGTGTAACCTCATTGCTCTGAATGTCTTTGCTATGTGTCTTGCTGCACCAAATCTGAAACCTTCCTGCCGGATGCCAAGAGGATACACTTAAGGACCCCAGTGTTACCTCCCTGCTCATGCCCACCCTGGAGTTGCTGAACAGTCATGGTATTTGGCTTTTGAAAGCACTTcttatgcttttgaaaagcctACGCTGCTCTTGCTGCCAGGGGTGGCGGTGACTGAACAGAACGCTTCACGTAACCTTTCGGCCTCAGCTTGAGGTTTCAGCCGTCCCTGAGAGTCCCTTCCACTATCCATGTTTGTCTTGTGCAATTCAGAGTCTGGCTTCTCGTAGCTTGGGCTTTTCCAGGCTTGGGATGGCGGCAACTGACTCTTCTCCTTTGCTTCTTCTAGGTACTCTACTACTATAACCCCCTCTTTAACAGAGGGCATCCCCACCTGCTGGAAAAGTGCCGGAGGAGGGCTGGCCTCAAGCGGAAAGCCCTGGAGATGGATGaggggcagccctgcagaagaCCAGGTGGCCAGCCTGCAGGGGACATGCCAGCGTCCACCAAGCGATGGGCTGAAGCACCTCCCAGCCTCGGTGCCACCCGTCCACCTCCACCGGCAGCTGCTCCCGCACTTCCAGAGCCGGCGGGAGCAGCGGGCAGCAAGAACTTCAGCCCTGtggccccctcctccccaccaccactctcagctctgccagcgTCCCCAGCACCACTCTGCAGACAAAGCCCTCCAGTCCCCCACTGCCCCACCTGCACCTGCCACCTCAGGACTGCAGACGCCATTGGACCCCAGCGCGGCACAATctaaagagacagaaagagtcAGCAGCCCGTCATGAATGAGTGTCCGATGGTTGTTGCTAAGGAGTGCAGCTTAGAAGAGCTGATGAGAAACTGATTGAACAATAAAGCTTTTCCAGTTGTCCTGTCCTGTTTGCACAGTGGAAGCCCAGACCTGAGTTTTTATTTCACCTAAGCAGAAGCGAGCCCACAAGCCATTTAATCGTCTTCCATTAACAGTTAAGCTCTAGATTCTTAGCCTTACTGAGTAAAAAGATAGATGGTGTTTGCATGATGCATGCACTGAGGGTGTTCTTCCTAATGGCAACATCTGAGCGAAAGGGGGATGCCATCAAGAACTGTGGAGACTACATACTTGTTTAAAgtaagaatatattaaaaagaaaaaggttttgaatCAAACCACACTGAAATCAGAAGTTTGCACAACTCCTCACAAATCAAGAGCTCCCCAGCCAGAAGGTGCCTTCTTTCCCTGCACATGACCACTGGTGGTCTTGGTTTCACTGGACACTTGCACAGTGCAGGCTTGGAAGAatctccctggcagggctgctgaaGTGAAGTCTCTGAACTTTCTTGATGCTCTGCTTCAAGCCTGCTTCCCCAGGTAAACTGCCCAACAGCTGGAAACCTGGTGTTTCCAGATCCACTCAGCTATTTTTCCCAGACAAATGGGATCTCAGGTCACCTACTCAGTGGAATCGGTAATTTGGACATTGTCCACAAGGAAACCTGGAGCTGCACTTTGGACTCTGCAAAAGTTCAGATCCCAAAACACCTTCATGTCAGCAACTTCAGTTGCATTGGAAATGTACCAACCGACTCCAGTGACACTACTTGCATATACAGATTGAGAccacaccaggaaaaaaactagAGTAAAAAGGAAGGGAGGATGCTTAGAAGAGTCTTGCAGCTGTGAGGCATCGAGTACTTATTGTTGTGTAACAGGAAAACTCTCCAGTGCCATGAAGAGCACAAAGATGCTGTTTATATTCACTGCCTAGTTTCAGCAAGCTATTTTGTACTAAATTTCCCTGCTGGTCCAGCTGCACTGTGATAGCAGGTGTCTGCTAACATCAATCACATGTTATTGCATTTTTCCCTTCCACCTTCAGGTGTAAGACACAATGCATCACTGTACAATAGGAGGGGAAGAAGATTCTGCCTAATTTCCCATAGGATGCAATATTTATCCTGTAAGTGCGGATTAACTGAATATCTTGCTAGTTTTGTGTCAAGGCTTGTAAGAAGTGGTGACTAATCCTAGCTAGTGGGGATTAACAATGTTTGCTGTGGGAAATGTGCCAGACTTTTCAGTTATATCATGTCTTACAAACAGACTGCAATAATTCTACATGGATACAACTGTGTTCTTGCCACAGCACAGGGATAACAGGGTAcatcctttctatttttaatgccACAGGCTAGAGAGCAAGCCCCAGCAAGAACATCCCATGCACAGGCAGCGGTACCAGAGCCTGTTGTTCTCTTAGAGCAGGGCAAAAGGAGAAGGATCAGGTGTGCAGCCAGGAAGTCCTGAAGTTACTCCTTAAGAAGCCACAGTTGTGTGTGCATCACCCATGCTACCCTCACAGATCAACACACGCACACTCACACACCTTCCAGAAGGAGGGAGCACCAGAAGGCCATGCACAGCAGCCTTGAGAAGTGGTGCTGAAGACTCAGGTTCCAAGCAGCACACAAGGCCACTTTGACAGTTGTGGAAGATCACACGACTAGGGTCTTTGTCAtccttaaggaaaaaagcaaaaagagctAAAAACTAGCTAAGGAAGGGGGTGACCACTCCAGCTGGTGTAAAAACCATCTGCTCAGTTTAGACTAAGTTACAAGGACACAACTGAAAGCAAATGTAGTATCACAGCTCATTAGTTGACCACTTAGATGCTAGGCTTCCTATGGGATCCAACATctactgcagctgcaaagccaaTCACTTGTGTTTAAGCCCCCATTTTCAAGGCTGTGCCCTTTAGAGGAACCTGGTCTTGGACTGAGCTGCTGACCCATGAGACAGCTACCAATGGCCCTCTCTGTATGAGGACTTCTCTCGAAACCAGCTAGTTCAAGTTAAGGACAATCGATGtgagcaggacagctggggtGCTGGTCACCTTGGAGAGGAGGCACTGAAAGCACAGAGGGGGAGACCAGGATGGTACCTGTGGCGAGCAGCACCACTGCAGACCTGCAAGAGCTTTCTGATGTTGTTCCGCTCACTTTTTACGGTCAGCCACAACACTTGGGCAAATATAACTGGTATGTAGTAAGCAATCCCAGAGGCCCTTGCAAGAAACCTTTCCTACATGTCCTTTTCCAAGCAGCTGCACACGGTAGCTAGAGTTGCAGAACATCACAATTACAGGCGGGTTTGGCTGCCTCACTTGCGAGGTGCAGTATCCAGTACCACAACCCAAACAGCTTCTGCATTCTTTACCCTGCTCTTGACCTGTGTACAGTTAAATTCACTACGCTAGTAGCTAGAGGGCAACAAAACACTGACAGGACATGGCCTACAACAGAAATCCAGGTgccaaaatactatttttctggCCTCTGCTTCTGCCCAAAGCAGCTTCTTTCCCTGCAGGCACCATCCTGGCTAAAGGAGAGCTGCTGAAGGGAAACTCCAAGTGCTGCAGCAAACCAAGAGCTCCAGTTGGCAAGCACAAGCATCCCGCTAGGTTCTTACCCAGAAACCCTTTGCCATGCAACTGTGTTGTGCAGAGGTGCAGCTCGCtcagcttttcatttcactgcCACAGCATAATGGGGAGACACAAGACTCCTTAGAGTACAGGAAAGAGGTCTGTGATATGGTACTCAAAGTAGGTTGGAGTAATACTGCCCGTCTTGCCGACTCTGGCTCATTTCCACACGCCTATAGCCAGACCAAGGGCTTGACTCAACATCAGTTGGGAGCTTCCATTTGGTTTCAAAGACCTCTGGATCAAAACCaagccaaaataaatacataaacaaaacaaaccacagaggCTTAGCTTGTAAGTACTGCTCTCCCGCTCGCTGACCCGACAGAGTCCAATACCCAGGAACCAAACCACTTTTCTTCTGAGTATAACTCTTCTGCATTCAGACACACCCAGGGGAGCTTTACACACCATACAAGACAAAACTCCCTTTCTGTGCTCCTCCTGGAGCTCTCTTAACGAGCTACATATTAACTTTGATTTCTCCCACATGTATCGGTAATTATTACTACTTAACAGTACTCCAAGATGCTTGCGAGTAACAGTAGCGCAGAAGTAATTAGAGGAAAAGGAACATCTACTTATGAGTAAGGTATGTGCAGTTGAACAGAGTATTTTGCAATGGCACGACTGCCCAGTGACAGCTGTCCCAGCACACCAGAGATGGCTAGGCATTTTTCAGATTGGTCCCTGGTGACTGCACCCACTTCCACAAGAAGCTCGGctagaaaggcagaaaaaaaaccatcacaAAATGGCACCCAGTCCATTCATGAGGCCACTCTGTGACAGAGGAGACTTCTAAATCCAGATTCTGCATCTAAACAGAGGGGGGGGTTTGAACATGGGTCTTGTGTCTCACCTAGCAGCGCTCTCACCAGCTAACTACAGAGCAGAGCACCACCACACACTGgttttctgaatatttccatATGAAATATTGAATTTCTGGTTTATTAGTTTAGCTGTAGTTATTTGCCcaacacaaacaaaagctgCAAGCAGCTTAAGACTGGTTGAAAACgcactttgggaaaaaaaacaagcttGAAGCAGTATGAATGGCAAAGGTGAGTTTAGGCTTTACACGTGTTTCTTCTGGCTACTGTTCATCCCTGGGTCTCTGCTGGCTGATGCAAATGTAGCCAGACACCATCATCCCCATTTTGCATTCAAGAGAACAGGgagacagggaagggaaaggcaggatgtcttgcaggcagagctgctgcttgctccaCTGAGCTACATTCAAACAAAAGGTTGACCTGGTGAGGTTTCATTGCTCATGTATGGACATCTTGCTATCAGCAAAGACAAGTTTCTCCTGTTTGTAAATGCTTATTTAAGTAACAAAGTtaaacatttccatttatttctcaTTCCCGCATTCCTACAACCATACAAGTCCTCCTTGTGATTTTCAGGTAGCTCTGAAATTTGCTGGGAACTACAGGAAGCCTCTCTTTTCAACAGGCAGGTCTCCAACATCACGTAAGCCAAAACCAGAAGTGAAGCATGATGCGGAGCAAGGCTCAAGCTGCTACATTCCCCAAGCCTACCAACTTGGGGTCCCCATTTGCTTGGCTGCACgtagcagcagggctgggcaagAAAGCAGAAGCTCGAGGTGCCACTAAGTCAGGAGCAGTTGCAGGGAGGTGGACAGGAAGGACAAGGAGACCAGAGGTGGCTAGGCTGGGGTAGGGAGGAAGGTGGTTACAGTGAAACCTACTCCAAAAACATCgggcttttctgcttcagatcACTCAGTAAAACGTGGAACAGGAAACCTACTGCCAACCTCAAAGAAAGCTTTGGTCAtctccaggctgctgcaaaaagagctgctcccacagcatTTGGAAGTCCTGTCTCCACCTGTCCGCTCCTGTCTTCCTTGTACTGAACATTATGTTTAATGAATCATGCACCAACCTCCCTCCttgatttatttgctgaaaagaGATTTGTGTGGGGTGGCAATTAAGGAGGTAGA containing:
- the LOC119147786 gene encoding heat shock transcription factor, X-linked-like, translated to MSPLCSTGITMPCRNICWDPQPASASWPLLADWQDQGLALHGAGHRGKLGTKAMERELSAQVTPSLPAPEELGQWADTTCAGPPGQGESAPRDAAMQVVGEERHVQPGGDGHDTKQVPPASSKSVGQGSGLLSLRFPQKLWMIVESDQFRSIWWSKGGKYVAINEKLFKEEVLGRGGPLQVYTRQSMKSFLRQMNYHGFIKMQEDGERSASLPEFLAEEAAAAAHSKVLYYYNPLFNRGHPHLLEKCRRRAGLKRKALEMDEGQPCRRPGGQPAGDMPASTKRWAEAPPSLGATRPPPPAAAPALPEPAGAAGSKNFSPVAPSSPPPLSALPASPAPLCRQSPPVPHCPTCTCHLRTADAIGPQRGTI